In Acropora muricata isolate sample 2 chromosome 11, ASM3666990v1, whole genome shotgun sequence, one DNA window encodes the following:
- the LOC136889706 gene encoding uncharacterized protein, with protein MASLSIASLISFFAEEKKSIERGENHYKSDHIEAFTYHQGVLRGEVHASMKKKVYKVTIYLDDQFNIKATDCECPRGKFKCSHAAALFIHGIHNLTCTDIECQWRKRKSTSSQSFLAVEEMFPAPKKYVAISRSPNSKDRSAFYQSLKEYGRFTGLCWLMSPEPSPQAKLPVPTIEEIIYSDEFVQTRGAQQQLDCLVRKAKITEANVLLISQITVGQRDNPAWHLARRGRLTASNFGSVLHAKRVTPSLLKRLLGEYDLSRVKAVQWGVNNEAEAVKAFINLTGKTVQETGLWLDGSGILGASPDGIVDDDSVLEAKCPYTERNMTIEDAVNTSPNFCLKKTENGQYALKEEHVYWHQVQGEIYFSRRKFCYFVVWTSKDVVVLKIAKDEAWSKNITKLTQFYFEHLFLKVVEGQL; from the exons atggcgtcgcTTTCAATCGCATCGTTGATATCTTTCTtcgctgaagaaaaaaagtcgATTGAACGGGGGGAAAATCATTACAAATCCGATCATATTGAAGCATTCACGTATCATCAAGGTGTTTTACGAGGAGAGGTCCATGCAAGTATGAAGAAAAAGGTCTATAAAGTCACG ATATACCTGGATGACCAATTCAACATAAAAGCCACGGATTGTGAATGCCCAAGAGGAAAATTCAAATGTAGCCACGCGGCGGCGCTTTTCATACACGGGATACACAATTTAACCTGCACAGACATCGAATGCCAGTGGAGGAAAAGGAAATCAACCAGCTCCCAATCCTTTCTGGCAGTCGAAGAAATGTTTCCCGCGCCAAAGAAGTATGTGGCGATCTCTCGATCTCCTAACTCAAAAGATCGCTCTGCTTTTTATCAAAGCCTAAAGGAATATGGGAGATTCACCGGTTTATGCTGGCTTATGAGCCCAGAGCCTTCACCCCAAGCAAAATTGCCAGTgccaaccattgaggaaatcaTTTACTCAGACGAGTTTGTACAGACCAGAGGTGCACAGCAACAGCTGGACTGCTTGGTGCGTAAAGCTAAAATCACCGAAGCAAATGTCCTTTTAATCAGCCAGATTACCGTGGGCCAACGAGACAACCCAGCCTGGCATCTTGCAAGACGAGGGCGGCTTACTGCAAGCAATTTTGGCTCCGTTCTGCATGCCAAAAGAGTAACCCCTTCACTTCTCAAACGGCTCCTTGGGGAGTATGACTTATCGAGAGTTAAGGCAGTACAGTGGGGGGTAAACAACGAGGCAGAAGCAGTTAAAGCGTTTATCAATTTAACTGGAAAAACTGTCCAGGAAACTGGACTATGGCTGGATGGTTCCGGAATTCTTGGTGCTTCCCCAGATGGGATTGTGGATGACGACTCTGTTTTGGAGGCCAAGTGCCCCTATACAGAAAGGAACATGACGATCGAAGATGCAGTCAACACCTCCCCCAATTTCTGcttgaagaaaactgaaaatggcCAATATGCTTTGAAGGAAGAACATGTTTACTGGCATCAGGTCCAAGGAGAGATATATTTTTCACGCAGGAAATTTTGCTATTTCGTTGTCTGGACATCTAAAGATGTGGTtgttttaaaaatagcaaaggATGAAGCCTGGAGTAAAAATATTACAAAGCTCACTCAGTTTTATTTTGAACACCTCTTCCTGAAGGTTGTTGAGGGACAATTATAA